GCTCTGGACGAATTCACGAACCGTTCGCATTTTAAATCGACTGCGATGTATCAGGTGTACCGTGCATTTGCCGAAGCAATTGGGATGAACGTTCTTGGACAGAAACGCATCACTGATCAGCTCCGTGAGTACGAGACACTAAAAATAATTGATATGAAACGAACGAGTGACGGCTATCGAGAGGGGACGTATCTTCAACTGTCACTTCTTGACGACCCAAGCCTTTTGCTTCAATCAGTTGGTCTGGACGATCACTGTTCGGGGATTCCTATTGGTCCTCGAATGCGCAAGCAAATTGTTAACCTCGTTGGAAAGTAGACCTCCGACCTTCTCATTCACAGGGAGAAAGCGAACGGGTGCAGCTAGTGTCCCACTTTCATCTTACTGTAGCGAGGGAACTCGCCTTTACACTCTGATGCCCCCTCCCTCACTCTGTTCACTCCGATAGGGGGTGTATTTCCATTGTTCACGGATTTTAATTGCCCTCTCAGCAACAACTCCGGATGCTCCATTACGAACTGAAGGCTGTTTCGTGCCTCTCCTGCTTCTCATCGTTCTGTATACCCTACTCTCAGAGCTCCTCTCTTACAGCAGTTTTTCCTGAGCCATTTTTGGAGTACGGACAGGCATTTATGTACGACTTAAAAGGAGGAACGACCGCCACCATAGAGAACCATGCTAAGAACTTAGGAAAACCGCTGTATAAGGTCTGTTGGACGAGTCTGACTGTGGTTACCTTGAGTCGCTAGTCAAACGTCATCCCGTATCCCCACTCTTCGAGACAGTCCTCTGCTTCGTCGAGATGCTGTAACCCAACTTTCACAAGCGCTTCACGGAGGTCCGTCAGTGAAACGTTTTCTTCAAACCTGTCTTCGAACTCTCGGAGTGCATCTCGCTCTGCGACCTTTGTCTCTTTCTGCAAGAACAAGGGAACTCGGTCACGACCGTCTTGTACACCATCCCGGCGGAATTTATACGGGATCTGGAGTTGCTGCCGTGACGATTGCGTATCTGGTTCCTGTTGTGTATCAGTCTCCTCTGGTGTCTCGGTGGCTTCGGTCTGGTCTGTTGAAGGTTCGGTTGAATCTACTGGTTGGTCGTCAGCGAACGGATCTTCGCCTGCTCCTTTCTTCATCCCAGTCATACGGTGAGCACCTCGTGGTCAACGTCACCGGGTTCTGGCGGGTTTGGTGCCTCGATGCCAACCTCTGCTTCGAGGTGTCGTGCCAAGCGATCGAACTGAGCCAGTGTTTCGAGTTCGTAGTCACGACGGCGAGAGCGGTGGTCACGTACGTACTCAAACGCAGAGCACTGTTCCATCCAGCACCCCTCCATAAGAGATGCACGCTCACTGATTATCTCTGGAATTGGATAATCAATCTCGTCTAGAATCGTCCGCTGATCGCGTGTGTTTTTGAATCCTGTGGGAACTGCAGCGAGGACACCAACGTCAATATTGAGTTGTTCTTCGAAACCAGCGACAAGTGCTTCTAAGCCCTCAACTGCTGCGCGACCTTTGGCGCTTGGTTCGACGGGAATCACTAACGACCGCGTCGCGTGGATTGCATTGTAGAGATGCGGTCCCTCAGTTGCGGGTGGGTCGCAAATTAAAACATCGTATTTCTCGGGGACGCCTGCCTCACGGAGCACACGAAGCAACTGTGCGTGCATTCCGAACGCCTCCCCCATAGCCTCTGCTTGGTCTTTTTCACGCTGTAAGAATTCGGCGAGGTCTGAGAGCATATTATGCTCAGGTACAATGTCGACCCCCTCTACTGTTCGAATAAGGTCAGTGAACCCTCCGTTTGGTCGCCGAATCATATGGCGGACTAAGTTGTCAACTGAGTCTGTTCGTTGTTCATCAACGCCAAAGAGGCGTGAGAGGTCTCCATCTTGCGGGTCGAGCGGCACGACAAGTGGTTTTAATCCGGCACGAGCGTGTGCGACCGCGAGGTTCGCTGCAGTGGTCGTTTTCCCGACCCCTCCTGCCTCGCTGTATGTTGAATACGTAAGCATGCTTGTCTCATGAATGACCTTCATCTTGAATCTTCTCCACATCAAATCATGTTGTGTTGTATATTCTCCATGTACTGACTGGCATTCATGGTTGTACAAAGTGACTGAACACAATGAACACCAGTACTGAATATTAGGACTGAACAAATCTAATGAACAAATTTGCTGAACGTCTCTTCTGAACAGAGCTAGTGAACACACCGATACGGTTGTCAGCAGGTGATTGAGTTATCGGTTGTTAGTAGCCAAAGGATGCTCATCGTATCTCGAAGTAATCCATTGACTATCTCCACTGATTTTTGGTTTTTGATCTTATCTTGAATGAAGTTAATGAACACCACTACTGAATGTTCTTAATGAACACAACTAATGAACAAATGGATTGAACAAACACCTTTGCAGTGGTCGCTCGTGAGAAATATTGGAGGCAAGCTGTGTCACACGCGCCTCTCCATCCCCCTATGACGAGTGATTCGACGATACTCGGACGATGTCCGGACTGTGGTGCGGAGATTGAGCCGTATCAATCGCTGATCGAGTTCGAGGAAGCAGATGGGACTACTGGCGTATTTGCTGAGTGTTACTCGTGCGACGAGGTTGTTCGGCCAGAGTAACGAGACCGTGCTATTCGTCCACGAGATCGGGCACGCCATATTCACGTTGAAGAATCGATAGGCCCCGGTGAGGGTGAGTCAGGATTCGCTTCTAACCCCGACCCAGACGCAACGTTAGACGAGGAACCACTCTCGAAAGATACCACGCCAGAAATCCCATACGTGCTTCGCCGGTCGTCGGTCAGGCCAAGTCGCGACGACGTGAAGACGTTCGGTTAGTCGGCAGCTTGCTCAGCTTGGCGAGTCTTTTCGACCTCTAATGGATCTGCCGTCGACGTCGCCGTCACTAGTCGCAGGAACTGACCTGCGCTCGTGAGGATTTTGTTCTCCGCCTTCCGGAGATGTTCCTCGTACGTGGAACGAGCGACAGCGGTCTGGTCAGCGAGTTCCCTGAGTGACGTTTTCCGGGGCTGTTCGTAGTAGCCGCTCTCCAATGCCAACCGAAGCGCCGCCATCTGTCGTTCGGTCACGTCCTCGAACAATTGGTCGACCGGAGCCAACATGCTGTGTGGGACTCGCTGTGCTGTAATCGCCGTCTTCGAGAGTACCTCGATGTCTCGGTCAGCCTCCAACTCGTGGAGAAGTTCTCTAATATCGCTCTCGTCGAAGGCAATCACCGAATAGTGTTCCCAACCCTGCCGATGAATTGTAGGCGGCTGATACAGGCAATTGTGCGCTTCGAATCGCTCGATGATGGAGTCTTCCAGTGAACACAGGCATGATTGCGTGACGACGTGGAGGCCAGCATTGTCGACTGACTCGTGAAGAACCGTCCCCAAGCGATCGATCTCGTCGAGGAGGTCGTCAGTCGGAGACCCCGGTGCAGTAATTTCGATTACCTGGCAGTCATCCAGATACCACTCACGAATCGTGAGGTCCGGATAACGCTCCGAAATCTCTCGATACGGACACTCGTGTTTGACGCGAAACGATGCCTCGTAGAGACTCATACTGGCACATTCGTCTATACAGAATTAACAGTACCGGTCATGTCCGGCAGTACCTATATTCTATGACTTCCCATACGGAAGAACACTGATGTCGGATATTTCCCCCGAGGAACTTGGAGCACAACTGCAGACTGACGAAAACGGCCTGCTGGTAGTCGACATTCGCCACAAAGGAGAGTTCGACGACTGGCACGTACCGGGGAGCGTCAACATCGACGTCTACGACGAGTTGGCTGACGATCCCGACAAAGCCAAGGACGCACTTTCGGGCCTCCCCGAGGAGAAAGAAATCGTTACTGTCTGTGGTGCAGGAATCGCCGCGGAGACGGCAGCCGACGTGCTTCAAGATATGGGCTACACCGCGGCGACACTCGAAGATGGGATGAATGGGTGGAGTCGCGTTCACCGCCATGCGGCGGTCTCTGTCGACCTCGATGGAACGCTCGTTCAGGTCGCACGACCGGGGAAAGGCTGTCTCTCGCATGTACTCATCTCCGATGGTGAAGCCGCTGTCTTCGACCCATCACACTACCTCGAAGAGTACGAAGTGATTCTCGATGAGTACGACGCCGAACTCGTCGGTGTCTTCGACACGCACGCCCACGCCGACCACGTTTCGGGCGCTGCAGAACTGGCCGACCGTCACGGCATCCCCTCCTACCTCCACCCGAAGGATGCACTGGCACTCGACGCTACTCCCATCGAGGATGGACAGACTGTCTCGGTCGGCAGCCTCGATATCGAGGTCATCCACACGCCAGGACACAGCGAAGGTAGCGTCTCGTTCGATATCGAGGAGGTGGCGTTGATTACGGGTGATACGCTCTTCCACGAGAGCGTGGGCCGCGTCGAACTCGGCGTCGAAGCCGGTATCGAGGATTCAAACGTCGAGCAGAACGCCGCGACGCTCTACAAGAGCCTCCTGCGGTTGCTCAACCGTCCAGACGACGCGCTAGTCCTCCCAGCACACGACCCCGGTTCACCGGAACCGCCAGTAACCGCAACACTGGGCGAGGTCCGAGAGCGGAACGAAGACCTCAGCCGCGACCGCGGGGAATTCATCCGGGAACTCGTGGCGGATATCCCGGACCATCCCCCAAACTTCGAGCGCGTCAAGCGGACGAACGTGGGTCAGGAATCGGTTCCCATCGACGAACTTGCTGAGCTCGAACTGGGTCCCAACAACTGCGCAGCGGAGTGATCGATGAGTACAGAAACTGACCTCAAACAGGGGATCCGTGAACACCTCGGGCAGTTCTCACTGCACGTCTTGTTGGTGTTCGCGACGGGGTTGACTATCGGGTCCGAACGCGCCGTCGTACCCGTGTTGGGCCGTGACGTCCTCGGCGTCGAGTCGCTGTTCGTCATCGGGTCGTTCGTCGTCTCGTTCGGGTTCGTCAAGGGACTGCTCAACCTCTACGCCGGCAAGTGGGGTGGTGAATACGGCCGCAAGCCCGTCCTCATCCTTGGGTGGGTGACCGCACTCCCACTCCCGGTCATCCTCATCTTTGCCCCGAGTTGGGGCTGGATTACCGTCGGGAACATCCTGTTGGGCATCAACCAGGCGTTGACCTGGAGTATGGCCATCAACGCCAAGATCGACATCGCGGGGCCCGAGCAGCGAGGGCTGGCCGTCGGCATCGACGAGGCCTTCGGGTACAGCGGCGTCGCCGTCGGGGCGTGGGTGACGGGCATCATCGCCGCCCAGACGAGCCTTCGACCTGAGCCGTTCTACTTCCTCGCCGTCGTCGTCGTGCTGGCGTTCCTCATCTCGGTCTCCTTGATCAAGGAGACGGTCCAACTCGCGGAAGTAGAGATAGACGACAAGGACCACCACGACGCGAACCTCCCGTTCGGGGAGGTGCTGAAGCGGGCGACCTACGGTGACAAGACGCTGTTCGCTGCGGCACAGGCGGGCCACATCGAGAAGTTCGTCGATACGCTGTTTTGGCTTGCCGTCCCGCTGTATCTCACGAGTCAGGGAGTCGGCATCGCAGCAGTCGGGTTCGTCGTCGGCGTCCACAGCGCAATGTACTTCCTCCAGATTGCAACCGGCGGACTCGCAGACCGCATTGGTCGCCGGCCACCCGTGATTGCGGGGATGTTCCTCACCGGTGCGGGCGTCCTCGGAATGGTACTCGTCGAAGGATACCTTCTGTGGGCTGTGCTCTCCGGCGTGTCCGGCTTGGGGATGGCGTTGCTCTACCCCAATCTCATGACTGTCCCCGGCGACGCCGCCCACCCAACGTGGCGCGCAACCGGGATGGGCGTCTACCGGATGTGGCGTGACTCGGGATACGGCGTCGGTGCAATCCTCATCGGCCTCTCGATGGAATTTGTGAACGCCGAAGCCGCATTCTACATGACTGCCGCCCTGATGTTCGTCTCTGGGGCGATCGTGTACGTGTGGATGGAAGAGACTCACCCCGAGTTCGGAACACACGAACCACCTGCCCCTGCAACGAAGCAACCAGCCCGGTCGGTGGCACAAGACTAACTCGGCAGAACAGCTGTTCCGCCTTCAAAATATATCAGCCTATGACGGGATAGTTTCTCTAGGGTCCTACTTCTACAGACCAACTATCAGATTCACTATGTATATATGGGAGAGGAGAAAACGAGGTTGTTAGAAATCTCGTCATGCACTTTTCAGACCCCGTATCGCACGATTTACGCAGGAATAGCTGATTAACCGCGGGTATAGAAGATGCACTACTATTTGACGTCAACCGGTATTGCCTAAAATCGTTCTCAGATTTTCCCTCGATTCCTCGATTTCGCTAGTTTCACCTACTCGTCAAGCACAATCCTCACCGATTGTCTCCGCTGCATCTTGTCGAGGACATCAATAGCGCCTGAGAACAGCCCGACGAGCCTATCGCCAAATCTAAGCGGGTTTCGGTTCTCCCTGCACCTCTCAAATCATCCAAAGGAAGACTAGGGTACACCGGTGCAAACGCCGCTGGCTCTCTCCGGCTGAGGGGCCATCAAACGACGAGTGTCTCTCGCCAATATGTCAGAACTCACTCACTGTCTGACGATGTGATCCGCGGTGGAGTTTGTCGCCCCCGAGAGGGGCGAGGGGGGCCGCCGTAGGCACCCACTCAACAACCATGTCTTCCGAGTACGAGCAACAGCGATCACGACTCACTGGCGAGCAAACTGGGGAACCGAGCGACGAACCGTGGGCGGACCTCAAACTGACGCTCCCCCACAACAGAAGTCCGACTGCCATCGTCTCACTTGTCGAGTGCGCACTCGTCGAACTCACTCACGAAGACGTCGGAGCCGAGTTCGTTTCGACGAGCGTTGCGGGAGTGAAGCGGACACAGTACATCGCCGTCGATGACTTCGGCCAACGGTTCCAGAAGCGGTATTTCGACGAACGTCTCGGCTGGCACGAAACGACAGTCAGCCGCGAAACGGTTCGCGAGGAGTTGGTCAACCGACTCACACAGCGTCCGTCACTGGGCAGTGAGGTGGGTCAGAATGGCATCGTTGGCGATCAACACAAATTCCTGGTGATGCCAATTCGAGAGCTTAGAGTTCAGGGATGATGCCCCATGTCTGGCTGTTGAGACTACTGTCGGTGTGCGTTTCTTGGATCTGTTTGGCCTCGGCATAGCTCCGCTCTGAGGGCCTCACGGATTGGGGTCGGAGGAGAGGTCTACATGTCGGGAGACTCCATGATCTCCGGCACTCCCTGCGCGGTGACAGTCTCACCGATGACGTACGACGCGGCGGGACTGGCGAGGAACTGCGCGAGATCTGCTATCTCCTCGGTGGTTCCGATACGTCGCTGGACTTCCTCACGGTCGATGTCGTCGGCGCTGACGCCCATCTGGCGCTCGACGCCTGTTGTGGCAACGAATCCCGGTGCGATGCAGTTGACACGCACGTCGTCGCTGGCCCACTCGAACGCGAGCGTCGAGGTGAGATTGATGACGCCCGCCTTCGCCGCCCCGTAGTGGCTCATGTGGGGCGATCCCTTCTGTCCCGCGACGCTGGCCAGATTGATGACCGCACCTCCGCCACCCTCGCGCATATGCTCGCCTGCGACCTGTGTACAGTGGTACGTCCCGTGGAGATTGATGTCCACAATGGTCTCCCATCCGTTCTCGCTGATGCCCTCAAAAGGAGCCATGAAACTCGCCCCGGCGTTATTGACCAGCACGTCGATACCACCGAACTCCTCGACGGTAACGTCAACGAGTGCCTCGACGGCGTCACGGTCAGTTACGTCGCACTCGACGGCAAGGGCGGTCCCCTCGCGGTCGCTCTCTTCGATACTATCGGCGACTGGTTCGACGTTCTCCAGTTCGCGCGAACAGACC
This DNA window, taken from Haloferax mediterranei ATCC 33500, encodes the following:
- a CDS encoding helix-turn-helix domain-containing protein, whose amino-acid sequence is MSLYEASFRVKHECPYREISERYPDLTIREWYLDDCQVIEITAPGSPTDDLLDEIDRLGTVLHESVDNAGLHVVTQSCLCSLEDSIIERFEAHNCLYQPPTIHRQGWEHYSVIAFDESDIRELLHELEADRDIEVLSKTAITAQRVPHSMLAPVDQLFEDVTERQMAALRLALESGYYEQPRKTSLRELADQTAVARSTYEEHLRKAENKILTSAGQFLRLVTATSTADPLEVEKTRQAEQAAD
- a CDS encoding DUF7837 family putative zinc-binding protein, with translation MTSDSTILGRCPDCGAEIEPYQSLIEFEEADGTTGVFAECYSCDEVVRPE
- a CDS encoding ParA family protein; amino-acid sequence: MLTYSTYSEAGGVGKTTTAANLAVAHARAGLKPLVVPLDPQDGDLSRLFGVDEQRTDSVDNLVRHMIRRPNGGFTDLIRTVEGVDIVPEHNMLSDLAEFLQREKDQAEAMGEAFGMHAQLLRVLREAGVPEKYDVLICDPPATEGPHLYNAIHATRSLVIPVEPSAKGRAAVEGLEALVAGFEEQLNIDVGVLAAVPTGFKNTRDQRTILDEIDYPIPEIISERASLMEGCWMEQCSAFEYVRDHRSRRRDYELETLAQFDRLARHLEAEVGIEAPNPPEPGDVDHEVLTV
- a CDS encoding MFS transporter; protein product: MSTETDLKQGIREHLGQFSLHVLLVFATGLTIGSERAVVPVLGRDVLGVESLFVIGSFVVSFGFVKGLLNLYAGKWGGEYGRKPVLILGWVTALPLPVILIFAPSWGWITVGNILLGINQALTWSMAINAKIDIAGPEQRGLAVGIDEAFGYSGVAVGAWVTGIIAAQTSLRPEPFYFLAVVVVLAFLISVSLIKETVQLAEVEIDDKDHHDANLPFGEVLKRATYGDKTLFAAAQAGHIEKFVDTLFWLAVPLYLTSQGVGIAAVGFVVGVHSAMYFLQIATGGLADRIGRRPPVIAGMFLTGAGVLGMVLVEGYLLWAVLSGVSGLGMALLYPNLMTVPGDAAHPTWRATGMGVYRMWRDSGYGVGAILIGLSMEFVNAEAAFYMTAALMFVSGAIVYVWMEETHPEFGTHEPPAPATKQPARSVAQD
- a CDS encoding MBL fold metallo-hydrolase; this encodes MSDISPEELGAQLQTDENGLLVVDIRHKGEFDDWHVPGSVNIDVYDELADDPDKAKDALSGLPEEKEIVTVCGAGIAAETAADVLQDMGYTAATLEDGMNGWSRVHRHAAVSVDLDGTLVQVARPGKGCLSHVLISDGEAAVFDPSHYLEEYEVILDEYDAELVGVFDTHAHADHVSGAAELADRHGIPSYLHPKDALALDATPIEDGQTVSVGSLDIEVIHTPGHSEGSVSFDIEEVALITGDTLFHESVGRVELGVEAGIEDSNVEQNAATLYKSLLRLLNRPDDALVLPAHDPGSPEPPVTATLGEVRERNEDLSRDRGEFIRELVADIPDHPPNFERVKRTNVGQESVPIDELAELELGPNNCAAE
- a CDS encoding SDR family NAD(P)-dependent oxidoreductase, which encodes MTTEQFSVAGQTAIVTGSSSGIGKKIAERFADDGADVVVCSRELENVEPVADSIEESDREGTALAVECDVTDRDAVEALVDVTVEEFGGIDVLVNNAGASFMAPFEGISENGWETIVDINLHGTYHCTQVAGEHMREGGGGAVINLASVAGQKGSPHMSHYGAAKAGVINLTSTLAFEWASDDVRVNCIAPGFVATTGVERQMGVSADDIDREEVQRRIGTTEEIADLAQFLASPAASYVIGETVTAQGVPEIMESPDM